A genomic stretch from Suncus etruscus isolate mSunEtr1 chromosome 17, mSunEtr1.pri.cur, whole genome shotgun sequence includes:
- the MTA1 gene encoding metastasis-associated protein MTA1 isoform X1, with the protein MAANMYRVGDYVYFENSSSNPYLIRRIEELNKTANGNVEAKVVCFYRRRDISSTLIALADKHATLSVCYKAGAGADNGEEGELEEELENPEMVGLPEKLQHQLRHRELFLSRQLESLPATHIRGKCSVTLLNETESLKSYLEREDFFFYSLVYDPQQKTLLADKGEIRVGSRYQADITDLLEEGEEDGRDQAKLETKVWESHNPLVDKQIDQFLVVARSVGTFARALDCSSSVRQPSLHMSAAAASRDITLFHAMDTLHKSVYDVAKAISALVPQGGPVLCRDEMEEWSASEASLFEEALEKYGKDFTDIQQDFLPWKSLTSIIEYYYMWKTTDRYVQQKRLKAAEAESKLKQVYIPNYNKPNPNQISGNNVKAGVVNGAGAPGQSPGAGRACESCYTAQSYQWYSWGPPNMQCRLCASCWTYWKKYGGLKMPTRLDGERPGPNRSNLSPHGLPARSSGSPKFAMKTRQAFYLHTTKLTRIARRLCREILRPQHAARHPYMPVNSAAIKAECTARLPEASQSPLVLKQAVRKPLEAVLRYLEAHPRPPKPEPVKNVPSGLSPAKPAPVISSGSPTILGKRGYEHHNGVDGNMKKRLLMPSRGLANHGQARHMGPSRNLLLNGKSYPTKVRLIRGGSLPPVKRRRMNWIDAPDDVFYMATEETRKIRKLLSSSETKRAARRPYKPIALRQSQALPLRPPAPAPVNDEPIIIED; encoded by the exons CCCTGTCTGTCTGCTATAAAGCAGGAGCTGGAGCTGACAACGGTGAGGAAG GGGAGCTGGAGGAAGAGCTGGAGAACCCTGAGATGGTGGGGCTGCCTGAGAAACTGCAGCACCAGCTGCGCCACCGGGAGCTGTTCCTGTCGAGGCAACTTGAGTCCCTGCCGGCCACGCACATCAG GGGCAAATGCAGTGTCACCCTCCTCAATGAGACCGAGTCGCTCAAGTCCTACCTGGAGAGGGAG GACTTCTTCTTCTACTCCCTCGTCTATGACCCACAGCAGAAGACACTCCTGGCAGACAAAGGCGAGATCCGCGTGGGGAGCCGGTACCAGGCCGACATCACAGATCTGCTGGAGGAAG GTGAGGAGGACGGGCGGGACCAGGCCAAGCTGGAGACGAAGGTGTGGGAGTCGCACAACCCACTGGTGGACAAGCAGATCGACCAGTTCCTGGTGGTAGCCCG CTCCGTGGGCACCTTCGCCCGGGCTCTGGACTGCAGCAGCTCCGTCCGGCAGCCCAGCCTGCACATGAGCGCGGCTGCCGCGTCCCGGGACATCACGCTG TTCCATGCCATGGACACACTACACAAGAGCGTGTACGATGTGGCCAAGGCCATCTCGGCTCTGGTGCCGCAGGGCGGGCCAGTGCTGTGCCGCGACGAGATGGAGGAGTGGTCAGCGTCCGAGGCCAGCCTGTTTGAGGAGGCGCTGGAGAAGTATGGCAAGGACTTCACCGACATACAGCAGGATTTT TTGCCCTGGAAGTCGCTGACAAGCATCATCGAGTACTACTACATGTGGAAGACCACCGACAGATACGTGCAGCAG AAACGCTTGAAGGCTGCCGAGGCTGAGAGCAAGTTGAAGCAGGTTTATATCCCCAACTA TAACAAGCCAAACCCGAACCAGATCAGCGGCAATAATGTCAAGGCGGGCGTGGTGAATGGTGCTGGGGCACCGGGCCAGAGTCCCGGGGCTGGCCGAGCCTGCGAGAGCTGCTACA CCGCCCAGTCTTACCAGTGGTATTCTTGGGGTCCCCCTAACATGCAGTGTCGTCTCTGCGCCTCTTGTTGGACATATTGGAAGAAATATGGTGGCTTGAAAATGCCAACCCGGCTCGATGGGGAGAGGCCGGGACCCAACCGCAGTAACTTG AGCCCCCATGGCCTTCCAGCCCGGAGCAGCGGGAGCCCCAAGTTCGCCATGAAGACGCGCCAGGCTTTCTATCTGCACACCACCAAACTCACCCGCATTGCGCGGCGCCTGTGCCGGGAGATCCTGCGGCCCCAGCATGCAGCCCGGCACCCCTACATGCCTGTCAACAGCGCCGCCATCAAGGCTGAGT GTACAGCGCGGCTGCCTGAGGCCTCGCAGAGCCCGCTGGTGCTGAAGCAGGCTGTGCGGAAACCTCTGGAGGCTGTGCTGCGGTACCTGG AGGCTCACCCACGCCCCCCAAAGCCGGAGCCTGTGAAGAACGTGCCCAGTGGCCTGAGCCCTGCTAAGCCAGCGCCTGTCATCAGCAGCGGCTCGCCCACCATCCTGGGCAAGAGGGGCTACGAACACCACAACGGCGTGGACG GCAACATGAAGAAGCGCCTCTTGATGCCCAGTAGGG gtttggcgAACCACGGACAGGCCAGGCACATG GGACCAAGCCGGAACCTTCTGCTCAATGGGAAGTCATACCCCACCAAAGTGCGCCTGATCCGGGGGGGCTCCCTGCCCCCCGTCAAGCGGCGGCGGATGAACTGGATTGATGCTCCCGATGATGTGTTTTACATGGCCACGGAGGAGACCAG GAAGATCCGCAAGCTGCTGTCCTCATCGGAGACCAAGCGTGCCGCCCGCAGGCCCTACAAGCCCATCGCCTTGCGCCAGAGCCAAGCACTGCCGCTGCGGCCACCTGCGCCAGCCCCAGTGAACGACGAGCCCATCATTATCGAGGACTAG
- the CRIP1 gene encoding cysteine-rich protein 1 codes for MPKCPKCDKEVYFAERVTSLGKDWHRPCLKCEKCGKTLTSGGHAEHEGKPYCNHPCYSALFGPKGFGRGGAESHTFK; via the exons ATGCCCAAGTGCCCCAAGTGCGACAAGGAGGTGTACTTCG CCGAGCGGGTCACCTCCTTGGGGAAGGACTGGCACCGGCCCTGTCTGAAGTGTGAGAAGTGCGGGAAGACGCTGACCTCAGGGGGTCATGCAGAG CACGAAGGCAAACCCTACTGCAACCACCCCTGCTACTCAGCCTTGTTCGGGCCCAAAG GCTTCGGGCGAGGAGGTGCTGAGAGTCATACCTTCAAGTGA
- the TEDC1 gene encoding tubulin epsilon and delta complex protein 1 — MGRQRRRENRAAGAGTLPETIAALSRALPAGPNPETFRRAKFDRPQAVPAFWQLLSKLLSPASTVKGQAASRPLEAQVRLVKSTLCSQGYPRRRALAQLPEDGSQGSRELLLALAWLLARGPLLEQLLECSRLRLGDEMCLCQCEALASRGLPAACVDADGPVDIRQLQWLLGKLRFRWRSLWSLQQEQYALMAKIHWYTRGCRWDRTQGHLSVAETEMLRDPRHGQQLLQSLEQENERLEAAATWRHSQLVFWQWVDAVLSTCPAEPSLPSWPTALPRTPSRALDELELLFWELQALHEELREVVQARRVAWEVRIRGAGKGEGAGKWCRARLAWHRVWQENVAQELAALRRTWEQDGGPEPFHGSYRLVRQDAKGPEDLVLRATEAISALSSQEAFLEAMLQQLQGQCQQELGRLVGAHPGLIWILPP, encoded by the exons ATGGGGCGGCAGCGGCGCCGAGAGAACCGGGCGGCCGGGGCCGGGACCCTGCCTGAAACGATCGCTGCTCTGAGTCGAGCGCTGCCCGCCGGGCCCAACCCCGAGACCTTCCGTCGAGCCAAGTTCGACCGTCCGCAGGCG GTTCCCGCCTTCTGGCAGCTGCTCTCGAAACTGCTCTCTCCCGCGTCGACGGTGAAAGGCCAGGCGGCCTCGCGGCCTTTGG AGGCCCAAGTCCGCCTGGTGAAGTCCACACTGTGCTCCCAAGGTTACCCGCGGAGACGGGCGCTGGCGCAGCTCCCCGAGGATGGCTCTCAGGGCAGCCGGGAACTGCTGCTGGCTCTGGCTTGGCTCCTGGCCCGCGGGCCCTTGCTCGAGCAGCTGCTGGAGTGTAGCCGCTTGCGGCTGGGCGATGAGATGTGTCTGTGCCAG TGTGAAGCCCTGGCCAGCCGTGGCTTACCTGCTGCCTGTGTGGACGCAGATGGCCCTGTGGACATCCGCCAGTTGCAGTGGCTGCTGGGAAAGCTGCGTTTCCGCTGGCGCAGCCTCTGGTCCCTGCAGCAGGAGCAGTATGCCCTGATGGCCAAG ATCCACTGGTACACTCGGGGCTGCCGGTGGGACCGGACCCAGGGTCACCTGTCTGTGGCAGAGACGGAAATGCTCCGGGACCCCAGGCACGGCCAGCAG CTGCTGCAGAGTCTGGAACAGGAGAACGAGCGCCTGGAGGCTGCAGCCACATGGAGACACAGCCAGCTTGTCTTCTGGCAATGGGTG GATGCTGTGCTAAGCACTTGCCCCGCGGAGCCCTCTCTACCCTCCTGGCCCACAGCGCTACCCAGGACCCCCTCTCGGGCCCTGGACGAGCTGGAGCTGCTGTTCTGGGAGCTTCAGGCCCTGCATGAAGAGCTGCGGGAGGTGGTGCAGGCCCGGCGGGTAGCCTGGGAGGTAAGAATAAGAGGTGCGGGGAAGGGCGAGGGGGCTGGGAAATGGTGCAGGGCCCGA CTAGCCTGGCATCGCGTCTGGCAGGAGAACGTGGCCCAGGAGTTGGCAGCTCTGCGGCGAACCTGGGAGCAGGATGGAGGCCCAGAGCCATTCCACGGGTCCTACCGGCTCGTGAGGCAAGACGCGAAGGGGCCTGAGGACCTAGTCCTGCGGGCAACTGAAGCCATCAGTGCCCTGAGCAGCCAGGAGGCCTTCCTGGAGGCGATGCTGCAACAGCTGCAGGGCCAGTGTCAGCAGGAACTGGGCAGACTTGTTGGAGCCCATCCAGGCCTCATCTGGATCCTGCCTCCCTGA
- the LOC126033585 gene encoding cysteine-rich protein 2 encodes MASKCPKCDKTVYFAEKVSSLGKDWHKFCLKCERCNKTLTAGGHAEHDGKPFCHKPCYATLFGPKGVNIGGAGSYIYEKPAAEGPQVTGPIEVPVARAAAEERKASGPPKGPSKASSVTTFTGEPNMCPRCNKKVYFAEKVTSLGKDWHRPCLRCERCGKTLTPGSHAEHDGQPYCHKPCYGILFGPKGVNTGAVGSYIYDKDPEGKVQP; translated from the exons ATGGCTTCCAAGTGCCCCAAGTGCGACAAGACCGTGTACTTCG CGGAGAAGGTGAGCTCTCTGGGCAAAGACTGGCACAAGTTCTGCCTCAAGTGTGAGCGCTGCAACAAGACCCTCACAGCAGGGGGCCATGCCGAG CACGACGGGAAGCCCTTCTGCCACAAGCCTTGCTATGCCACGCTGTTCGGGCCCAAAG GTGTTAACATCGGAGGTGCTGGCTCCTACATCTACGAGAAGCCCGCTGCTGAGGGCCCTCAGGTCACCGGCCCCATTGAGGTGCCCGTGGCCCGAGCTGCAGCTGAGGAACGAAAGGCCAGTGGACCCCCGAAGGGGCCCAGCAAAG CCTCCAGCGTGACTACATTCACTGGGGAGCCCAATATGTGCCCTCGCTGCAACAAGAAAGTCTACTTTG CCGAGAAGGTGACGTCCCTGGGCAAAGACTGGCACAGACCATGCCTGCGCTGCGAGCGCTGCGGAAAGACATTGACCCCTGGCAGTCACGCCGAG CATGACGGCCAGCCCTACTGCCACAAGCCCTGCTATGGGATTCTCTTCGGACCCAAGG GTGTCAACACTGGGGCTGTGGGCAGCTACATCTACGACAAGGACCCTGAAGGCAAAGTGCAGCCCTAG
- the MTA1 gene encoding metastasis-associated protein MTA1 isoform X2 encodes MAANMYRVGDYVYFENSSSNPYLIRRIEELNKTANGNVEAKVVCFYRRRDISSTLIALADKHARAGADNGEEGELEEELENPEMVGLPEKLQHQLRHRELFLSRQLESLPATHIRGKCSVTLLNETESLKSYLEREDFFFYSLVYDPQQKTLLADKGEIRVGSRYQADITDLLEEGEEDGRDQAKLETKVWESHNPLVDKQIDQFLVVARSVGTFARALDCSSSVRQPSLHMSAAAASRDITLFHAMDTLHKSVYDVAKAISALVPQGGPVLCRDEMEEWSASEASLFEEALEKYGKDFTDIQQDFLPWKSLTSIIEYYYMWKTTDRYVQQKRLKAAEAESKLKQVYIPNYNKPNPNQISGNNVKAGVVNGAGAPGQSPGAGRACESCYTAQSYQWYSWGPPNMQCRLCASCWTYWKKYGGLKMPTRLDGERPGPNRSNLSPHGLPARSSGSPKFAMKTRQAFYLHTTKLTRIARRLCREILRPQHAARHPYMPVNSAAIKAECTARLPEASQSPLVLKQAVRKPLEAVLRYLEAHPRPPKPEPVKNVPSGLSPAKPAPVISSGSPTILGKRGYEHHNGVDGNMKKRLLMPSRGLANHGQARHMGPSRNLLLNGKSYPTKVRLIRGGSLPPVKRRRMNWIDAPDDVFYMATEETRKIRKLLSSSETKRAARRPYKPIALRQSQALPLRPPAPAPVNDEPIIIED; translated from the exons GAGCTGGAGCTGACAACGGTGAGGAAG GGGAGCTGGAGGAAGAGCTGGAGAACCCTGAGATGGTGGGGCTGCCTGAGAAACTGCAGCACCAGCTGCGCCACCGGGAGCTGTTCCTGTCGAGGCAACTTGAGTCCCTGCCGGCCACGCACATCAG GGGCAAATGCAGTGTCACCCTCCTCAATGAGACCGAGTCGCTCAAGTCCTACCTGGAGAGGGAG GACTTCTTCTTCTACTCCCTCGTCTATGACCCACAGCAGAAGACACTCCTGGCAGACAAAGGCGAGATCCGCGTGGGGAGCCGGTACCAGGCCGACATCACAGATCTGCTGGAGGAAG GTGAGGAGGACGGGCGGGACCAGGCCAAGCTGGAGACGAAGGTGTGGGAGTCGCACAACCCACTGGTGGACAAGCAGATCGACCAGTTCCTGGTGGTAGCCCG CTCCGTGGGCACCTTCGCCCGGGCTCTGGACTGCAGCAGCTCCGTCCGGCAGCCCAGCCTGCACATGAGCGCGGCTGCCGCGTCCCGGGACATCACGCTG TTCCATGCCATGGACACACTACACAAGAGCGTGTACGATGTGGCCAAGGCCATCTCGGCTCTGGTGCCGCAGGGCGGGCCAGTGCTGTGCCGCGACGAGATGGAGGAGTGGTCAGCGTCCGAGGCCAGCCTGTTTGAGGAGGCGCTGGAGAAGTATGGCAAGGACTTCACCGACATACAGCAGGATTTT TTGCCCTGGAAGTCGCTGACAAGCATCATCGAGTACTACTACATGTGGAAGACCACCGACAGATACGTGCAGCAG AAACGCTTGAAGGCTGCCGAGGCTGAGAGCAAGTTGAAGCAGGTTTATATCCCCAACTA TAACAAGCCAAACCCGAACCAGATCAGCGGCAATAATGTCAAGGCGGGCGTGGTGAATGGTGCTGGGGCACCGGGCCAGAGTCCCGGGGCTGGCCGAGCCTGCGAGAGCTGCTACA CCGCCCAGTCTTACCAGTGGTATTCTTGGGGTCCCCCTAACATGCAGTGTCGTCTCTGCGCCTCTTGTTGGACATATTGGAAGAAATATGGTGGCTTGAAAATGCCAACCCGGCTCGATGGGGAGAGGCCGGGACCCAACCGCAGTAACTTG AGCCCCCATGGCCTTCCAGCCCGGAGCAGCGGGAGCCCCAAGTTCGCCATGAAGACGCGCCAGGCTTTCTATCTGCACACCACCAAACTCACCCGCATTGCGCGGCGCCTGTGCCGGGAGATCCTGCGGCCCCAGCATGCAGCCCGGCACCCCTACATGCCTGTCAACAGCGCCGCCATCAAGGCTGAGT GTACAGCGCGGCTGCCTGAGGCCTCGCAGAGCCCGCTGGTGCTGAAGCAGGCTGTGCGGAAACCTCTGGAGGCTGTGCTGCGGTACCTGG AGGCTCACCCACGCCCCCCAAAGCCGGAGCCTGTGAAGAACGTGCCCAGTGGCCTGAGCCCTGCTAAGCCAGCGCCTGTCATCAGCAGCGGCTCGCCCACCATCCTGGGCAAGAGGGGCTACGAACACCACAACGGCGTGGACG GCAACATGAAGAAGCGCCTCTTGATGCCCAGTAGGG gtttggcgAACCACGGACAGGCCAGGCACATG GGACCAAGCCGGAACCTTCTGCTCAATGGGAAGTCATACCCCACCAAAGTGCGCCTGATCCGGGGGGGCTCCCTGCCCCCCGTCAAGCGGCGGCGGATGAACTGGATTGATGCTCCCGATGATGTGTTTTACATGGCCACGGAGGAGACCAG GAAGATCCGCAAGCTGCTGTCCTCATCGGAGACCAAGCGTGCCGCCCGCAGGCCCTACAAGCCCATCGCCTTGCGCCAGAGCCAAGCACTGCCGCTGCGGCCACCTGCGCCAGCCCCAGTGAACGACGAGCCCATCATTATCGAGGACTAG